One region of Haladaptatus cibarius D43 genomic DNA includes:
- a CDS encoding dihydrofolate reductase produces MTRLVCIAAVAENGVIGSDGDMPWHYSEDLRHFKETTMGHPVIMGRTTYDSIAGQIGGPLPGRTNVVLSRSNPDLPEDVVLVHSVEEAISKVETLDDTAFVIGGATIYEQFIPHADGMILTEIHEEYDGDTRFPEWNRDEWREVERDERDELDFVRYER; encoded by the coding sequence ATGACGCGACTGGTCTGCATCGCCGCCGTCGCGGAAAACGGCGTCATCGGCAGCGACGGCGATATGCCGTGGCACTACTCCGAGGATTTGCGCCACTTCAAGGAGACGACGATGGGCCACCCCGTGATTATGGGGCGAACGACCTACGACAGCATCGCCGGACAAATCGGCGGCCCGCTTCCGGGGCGAACGAATGTCGTCCTCAGTCGGTCGAATCCCGACTTGCCGGAGGATGTGGTGTTGGTTCACAGCGTTGAGGAAGCGATTTCTAAAGTCGAAACACTGGACGACACTGCGTTCGTCATCGGCGGCGCGACGATTTACGAGCAGTTCATTCCCCACGCGGACGGGATGATTCTCACCGAGATTCACGAGGAGTACGACGGAGACACGCGATTTCCGGAGTGGAATCGAGACGAATGGCGGGAAGTCGAACGCGACGAGCGCGACGAGTTGGATTTCGTCCGGTACGAACGCTAA
- the thpR gene encoding RNA 2',3'-cyclic phosphodiesterase, with the protein MRLFVSIDLPDSLAEGVAGVQDRFRDAEGLSFTDPRQAHVTLKFLGDVDEDRIPAIEKALESAVGSDVGFGSFRASVGGLGVFPSLDYISVVWVGVNDGTEEMRLLHDAVESRVYELGFEPEDNDFVPHITIARMQHAGGKELVQENVRELDPEIGEMEVKEIRLTKSELTSEGPEYSTVSAFGL; encoded by the coding sequence ATGCGACTGTTCGTGAGCATCGACCTGCCGGACTCCCTCGCGGAGGGCGTCGCGGGCGTCCAAGACCGATTTCGGGATGCGGAAGGACTGAGCTTCACCGACCCGCGACAAGCTCACGTGACGCTGAAATTCCTCGGCGACGTGGACGAAGACCGGATTCCAGCCATCGAGAAGGCTCTCGAATCGGCAGTCGGGTCCGACGTCGGTTTCGGTTCGTTTCGGGCATCGGTCGGCGGATTGGGCGTCTTCCCGAGCCTCGACTACATCAGCGTGGTGTGGGTCGGTGTCAATGACGGAACAGAAGAAATGCGACTGCTCCACGACGCCGTCGAATCGCGCGTCTATGAACTCGGCTTCGAACCGGAAGACAACGATTTCGTCCCGCACATTACCATCGCCAGAATGCAACATGCTGGCGGGAAGGAACTCGTGCAGGAGAACGTTCGAGAGCTCGATCCCGAAATCGGAGAGATGGAAGTCAAGGAGATTCGACTGACGAAAAGCGAGTTGACGAGCGAGGGCCCGGAGTATTCGACCGTTTCCGCGTTCGGGCTGTAA
- a CDS encoding translation initiation factor IF-6 — MLRTAFNGSSYVGVFARATDEYLLIRPDLDDELVESLAQELEVESIETNLGGSSTVGALVAGNENGLLVSSRVTDHERDQLEDAMDVPITELPGRINAAGNVVLANDTGAYVHPDLSHEAVQAVSDGLGVPVERGMIADVRTVGTAAVATNTGVLCHPKATDDELDVVEDVLGVPADIGTINYGGPLVGSGLLANENGYVTGQKTTGPELGRIEDALGYID; from the coding sequence GTGCTTCGTACCGCGTTTAATGGGTCGTCGTACGTTGGTGTCTTCGCACGAGCCACTGACGAGTACCTCCTGATTCGACCCGATTTGGACGATGAACTGGTCGAATCTCTCGCACAGGAGTTGGAAGTCGAGAGTATCGAGACGAATCTCGGTGGGTCGTCCACCGTTGGCGCACTCGTCGCGGGCAACGAAAACGGCCTGCTCGTCAGTAGTCGCGTGACTGACCACGAACGCGACCAACTCGAAGATGCCATGGACGTTCCCATTACCGAACTGCCGGGGCGTATCAACGCCGCCGGAAACGTTGTTCTCGCAAACGACACCGGGGCATACGTTCATCCTGACCTCTCCCACGAAGCGGTTCAGGCCGTCTCCGACGGCCTCGGTGTTCCGGTCGAACGCGGCATGATTGCCGATGTTCGGACGGTCGGCACCGCGGCAGTGGCGACGAACACGGGCGTCCTCTGCCATCCGAAAGCGACGGATGACGAACTCGACGTCGTTGAGGACGTGCTCGGCGTCCCTGCCGACATCGGTACCATCAACTACGGTGGGCCGCTCGTCGGGTCGGGACTGCTCGCAAACGAAAACGGCTACGTCACCGGACAGAAAACGACTGGCCCGGAACTCGGTCGTATCGAGGACGCGCTGGGCTACATCGACTAA
- a CDS encoding methyltransferase domain-containing protein has product MYLLELGGEDDGFAACEAESAATDVELVAPGLARATAITERVRNLAYTHRASQLVGETDANIESARALLSAAAIDHEGTVAVRARAVRETRISTQEAERELGGILVERGFSVDLDDPDHELRAVFSDDVCQLGWLEIESKRDFGTRMPTDRPFFQPGSMHPLLARALANIAGAREGTTILDPMCGTGGVLIEAALVGARPLGVDAQKKMVRGAVKNLEHYGSDSGAGAVRGDATHLPFPDDSIDGVVFDAPYGRQSKIANLELDDLVAGALSEAYRVASRTVIVGDRSWTDEAQDAGWTVENEFERRVHRSLTRYIAVLSR; this is encoded by the coding sequence GTGTATCTACTCGAACTCGGCGGAGAAGACGACGGATTTGCGGCCTGTGAGGCAGAAAGCGCGGCGACTGACGTCGAACTCGTCGCGCCCGGACTCGCGCGAGCGACGGCCATCACGGAGCGCGTGCGAAACCTCGCGTACACACATCGGGCGAGCCAACTAGTTGGCGAAACGGACGCCAACATCGAGAGCGCGCGCGCCTTGCTTTCCGCGGCGGCTATCGACCACGAGGGAACTGTTGCCGTGCGTGCGCGTGCAGTGCGGGAAACACGAATCAGCACACAGGAAGCGGAGCGCGAACTCGGGGGGATATTGGTAGAGCGCGGATTTTCGGTCGATTTGGACGACCCCGACCACGAACTGCGGGCCGTTTTCTCCGACGATGTTTGTCAACTCGGCTGGCTCGAAATCGAGAGCAAACGGGACTTTGGCACGCGAATGCCGACCGATCGGCCGTTTTTCCAACCGGGGAGTATGCATCCACTGCTCGCGCGCGCGCTGGCGAACATCGCCGGAGCACGGGAGGGGACGACGATTCTCGACCCGATGTGTGGCACTGGCGGGGTTCTCATCGAGGCCGCGCTGGTGGGGGCGCGACCACTGGGTGTCGATGCACAGAAGAAGATGGTTCGCGGGGCGGTCAAGAACCTCGAACACTACGGCTCCGACAGCGGCGCGGGGGCGGTTCGGGGCGATGCGACGCATCTGCCGTTTCCCGACGATTCAATTGATGGCGTGGTGTTCGACGCGCCCTACGGCAGACAGTCCAAGATCGCGAATCTGGAACTGGACGACCTCGTGGCTGGCGCGCTCTCTGAAGCCTACCGCGTTGCCTCTCGCACGGTCATCGTCGGTGACCGTTCGTGGACGGACGAAGCACAAGACGCTGGCTGGACTGTCGAAAACGAGTTTGAGCGGCGAGTTCACCGGTCACTGACGCGATACATTGCGGTGTTGTCTCGATAA
- the fer gene encoding ferredoxin Fer yields MKSPFDILGIDSDADDAEIVEAYRQRVKEAHPDGGGSAREFQRVKSAYERIQAGYGTEEYDEKQEEVEEHPAQQKPQVEFLNYEILDDYGWEIDDENLFRKAAAAGLDPEEYGQFRVEEQESLLEAAENRGFDWPFACRGGACANCAVAVVEGETEMFSNHVLSSEMTDRGFRLSCICEPATDDMQVIYNVKHLPGLDELRLPPQQFGQASSDD; encoded by the coding sequence GTGAAATCCCCGTTCGATATTTTAGGGATAGATTCGGATGCGGACGACGCGGAAATCGTTGAAGCCTACAGACAGCGCGTGAAGGAGGCCCATCCCGACGGCGGCGGCTCCGCGCGCGAGTTTCAGCGCGTCAAATCCGCATACGAACGGATTCAAGCCGGATACGGAACCGAAGAATACGACGAGAAACAGGAGGAGGTCGAAGAACATCCCGCCCAACAAAAGCCACAGGTCGAGTTCCTCAACTACGAGATTCTCGACGATTACGGCTGGGAAATCGACGACGAAAACCTGTTCCGGAAAGCCGCCGCGGCCGGACTTGACCCCGAAGAGTACGGCCAGTTTCGCGTCGAAGAACAGGAGTCACTGCTCGAAGCCGCCGAAAATCGCGGATTCGATTGGCCCTTTGCCTGCCGCGGCGGGGCGTGTGCAAACTGCGCAGTTGCGGTCGTAGAAGGGGAGACGGAAATGTTCTCGAATCACGTCCTCTCCTCGGAGATGACCGACCGCGGATTCCGCCTGTCCTGCATTTGCGAACCGGCGACTGACGATATGCAGGTCATCTATAACGTCAAACATCTGCCCGGACTGGACGAACTTCGATTGCCGCCACAGCAGTTCGGACAGGCGTCTTCCGACGACTGA
- the ftsY gene encoding signal recognition particle-docking protein FtsY, with protein MFDSLKEKLSGFRKDVEETTEEKAEEAEAEEEDTGKETEPVEEPVAEDEADSNESAAEEDSNAESEADVESKTESESEPELETEETNNGGFMQKATSFARGEIVIEEQDVEDPLWELEMALLESDVEMSVAEEMLEGIRNDLVGATRKFSAETGDVVEQALRDSLLSVISVGQFDFDQRVAEADKPLVIIFTGVNGVGKTTSIAKLSKYLEEQGLSSVMANGDTYRAGANEQIEVHADSLDKKLIAHEQGGDPAAVIYDAVEYADAHDIDVVLGDTAGRLHTSEGLMDQLAKIERVVGPDMTLFVDEAVAGQDAVQRAKEFNDAAEIDGTILTKADADSKGGAAISISHVTGKPILFLGTGQGYGDIERFDPETLVERLLGDEDE; from the coding sequence ATGTTCGACAGTCTGAAGGAGAAGCTAAGCGGGTTCCGTAAGGACGTCGAGGAGACGACCGAGGAGAAGGCCGAAGAGGCCGAAGCCGAGGAGGAAGACACAGGGAAAGAAACGGAACCCGTCGAGGAACCGGTTGCAGAAGACGAAGCCGATTCCAACGAATCGGCTGCGGAGGAGGATTCGAACGCAGAGTCGGAAGCGGACGTAGAGTCGAAAACGGAGTCCGAATCCGAACCCGAACTGGAAACCGAGGAGACGAACAACGGCGGCTTCATGCAGAAGGCCACGTCGTTCGCGCGCGGTGAAATCGTCATCGAGGAGCAGGACGTCGAAGACCCGCTTTGGGAGTTGGAGATGGCGCTCCTCGAAAGCGACGTGGAGATGAGCGTTGCGGAGGAGATGCTCGAAGGCATCCGAAACGACCTCGTGGGCGCGACCCGGAAGTTCAGCGCCGAAACCGGCGATGTTGTCGAGCAGGCGCTCCGTGACTCCTTGCTGTCGGTCATCAGCGTCGGCCAGTTCGATTTCGACCAGCGCGTTGCCGAGGCCGACAAACCGCTCGTCATCATCTTTACCGGCGTCAACGGCGTCGGGAAGACAACGAGCATCGCAAAGCTGTCGAAGTACCTCGAAGAGCAGGGTCTGTCGTCCGTGATGGCGAACGGCGACACCTACCGTGCAGGTGCGAACGAGCAAATCGAGGTGCATGCAGACTCATTGGACAAAAAGCTCATCGCCCACGAGCAGGGCGGTGACCCCGCAGCAGTCATTTACGATGCCGTGGAGTACGCGGACGCCCACGACATCGACGTGGTGCTGGGCGACACGGCAGGCCGTCTGCATACCAGCGAGGGCCTGATGGATCAGTTGGCGAAAATCGAGCGCGTCGTCGGCCCGGACATGACCCTCTTCGTTGACGAGGCAGTGGCCGGACAGGACGCCGTGCAGCGCGCCAAGGAGTTCAACGACGCCGCGGAAATCGACGGCACCATCCTGACGAAGGCGGACGCCGACTCGAAAGGCGGGGCCGCGATTTCCATCTCGCACGTGACGGGGAAGCCGATTCTCTTCCTCGGAACTGGGCAGGGGTACGGTGATATCGAGCGATTCGACCCCGAAACCCTCGTCGAACGACTGCTCGGCGACGAAGACGAGTAA
- a CDS encoding 50S ribosomal protein L39e, with protein sequence MGKKSKAKKKRLSKLERQNSRVPAWVIMKTDRDVMRNPKRRNWRRSDTDE encoded by the coding sequence ATGGGCAAGAAGTCGAAGGCCAAAAAGAAGCGGCTTTCCAAATTGGAACGGCAGAACAGCCGCGTCCCTGCGTGGGTCATCATGAAGACCGACCGAGACGTGATGCGAAACCCAAAACGCCGCAACTGGCGGCGTAGCGACACTGACGAATAA
- the pfdA gene encoding prefoldin subunit alpha: protein MGGGNQELQQLSQQLQQLEAEKEELEGEVEDLRDEKDEMDEAIEAIETLDTGSVVQVPLGGGAYIRASVEDIDEIVVELGGGYAAERDQNGAVESLKSRKDVVDEQITNVQEEIAEVDDQSDQLEQKAQQMQQQQMQQQMQQMQEQEDEDE from the coding sequence ATGGGCGGCGGAAACCAAGAACTGCAGCAGTTGTCACAGCAACTCCAGCAGTTGGAAGCCGAGAAGGAAGAACTGGAAGGCGAAGTCGAAGACCTGCGCGACGAGAAAGACGAGATGGACGAAGCCATCGAAGCAATCGAGACGCTCGACACCGGGTCGGTCGTTCAGGTACCGCTCGGCGGCGGTGCCTACATCCGTGCCAGTGTCGAAGACATCGACGAAATCGTCGTCGAACTCGGTGGCGGCTACGCCGCGGAGCGCGACCAGAACGGTGCCGTCGAGTCGCTGAAGAGCCGAAAGGACGTCGTTGACGAGCAGATTACCAACGTGCAGGAAGAAATTGCCGAGGTCGATGACCAGAGCGACCAGTTGGAGCAGAAAGCCCAGCAGATGCAACAACAGCAGATGCAACAGCAGATGCAGCAGATGCAGGAACAGGAAGACGAGGACGAGTAA
- a CDS encoding DUF7344 domain-containing protein, with amino-acid sequence MSQTVLQPAKNGEQTNETTIRENDSVDTLSRDELFHVLRNQRRRYALHYLKRHDEVVTIGEIADQVTAWEHGITPDEITSRQRKRIYNSLQQTHLPKLERTGFVTYNSARGSAKLTAQASQLDMYLEVVPGRELPWAQYYLGLGGVSVALMAAVWLEAFPFSLVPASVWGSFVASVLLLSGIVHVYALRSSRLGASGEPPEV; translated from the coding sequence ATGAGCCAGACAGTGTTACAACCCGCGAAAAACGGGGAGCAAACGAACGAAACGACGATTCGAGAGAACGACAGCGTGGATACACTCTCACGAGACGAACTATTTCACGTTCTTCGAAATCAGCGGCGACGGTACGCGCTTCATTATCTCAAGCGACATGACGAAGTCGTCACTATCGGGGAGATAGCAGACCAAGTGACTGCGTGGGAACACGGAATCACACCCGACGAAATCACCTCGCGCCAACGAAAGCGAATCTACAACTCGCTTCAGCAGACACATCTACCGAAACTCGAACGCACGGGGTTCGTGACGTACAATTCGGCGCGCGGAAGCGCGAAACTCACGGCGCAGGCCAGCCAACTCGATATGTATCTCGAAGTCGTTCCGGGACGCGAACTGCCATGGGCGCAGTACTATCTTGGACTCGGCGGCGTCAGCGTTGCCTTGATGGCCGCCGTCTGGCTGGAAGCATTTCCGTTCAGTCTGGTTCCGGCGTCGGTCTGGGGTTCGTTCGTCGCAAGCGTCCTTCTCCTCTCCGGCATTGTGCACGTGTACGCGCTTCGTTCGTCTCGCCTTGGAGCGAGCGGCGAACCGCCGGAGGTGTAA
- the thyA gene encoding thymidylate synthase, with amino-acid sequence MEQYLGLVENVLREGTYKPNRTGVDTISTFSQHYEIDLQEGFPLLTTKQMDGFRWDSMLHELLWYLSGEEHVRNLREKTGIWDEWADEEGNLDTAYGRFWRRFPVPESGLPGESWPEDGHRWLNEDGTFDQIQYVVDGLNENPNSRRFVVSAWHPANAAVSTLPPCHYTFVVNVQGETLNLHLTQRSGDVALGIPFNIAAYALLATVLARETGFEVGKFAHTIVDAHIYCGEGERGEWYRDNLGELQARLDDVETKAEFEEVRKWLESEAPDEAEGKERFDHVPGLLTQLSREPKSRPEIEITADSIAELTYDDIALREYDAHSGIKFSVAE; translated from the coding sequence ATGGAGCAATATCTGGGCCTCGTGGAGAACGTCCTTCGTGAGGGTACGTACAAGCCCAATCGAACCGGCGTGGACACGATTTCGACGTTCAGCCAACATTACGAAATCGACTTGCAAGAAGGATTCCCGCTGTTGACCACGAAACAGATGGACGGCTTTCGCTGGGACTCGATGTTGCACGAACTTCTTTGGTATCTCTCCGGCGAGGAACACGTTCGAAATCTCCGAGAGAAGACCGGAATTTGGGACGAATGGGCCGACGAAGAAGGAAACCTCGACACAGCCTACGGACGATTCTGGCGGCGATTTCCGGTTCCGGAGTCGGGACTTCCGGGCGAATCGTGGCCCGAAGACGGCCATCGGTGGCTGAACGAGGACGGAACCTTCGACCAGATTCAGTACGTCGTAGACGGCCTGAACGAGAATCCGAACTCCCGGCGGTTCGTCGTCTCGGCGTGGCACCCGGCAAATGCGGCGGTTTCGACGCTTCCGCCGTGTCATTATACATTCGTCGTGAACGTTCAAGGCGAGACGCTCAACCTGCATCTCACCCAGCGGTCGGGCGACGTGGCGCTCGGTATTCCGTTCAATATCGCGGCCTACGCCCTGCTTGCGACGGTTCTCGCCCGGGAAACCGGGTTCGAGGTCGGAAAATTCGCCCACACAATCGTGGACGCCCACATCTACTGCGGCGAGGGCGAACGCGGCGAGTGGTACCGCGACAACCTCGGGGAACTCCAAGCCCGCTTGGACGACGTTGAGACGAAAGCCGAGTTCGAGGAAGTTCGAAAATGGCTCGAATCGGAAGCGCCGGACGAGGCCGAAGGCAAGGAACGCTTCGACCACGTTCCCGGCCTGCTGACCCAACTGTCGCGGGAACCGAAATCGCGCCCCGAAATCGAGATTACCGCAGACTCGATTGCGGAATTGACCTACGACGACATCGCGCTTCGGGAGTACGACGCCCACTCCGGCATCAAATTCAGTGTGGCGGAATGA
- a CDS encoding 50S ribosomal protein L31e: MSASDFEERVITVPLRDVKAEPKQKRAGKAMKVVRGHLAKHFKVDEEDVRLDPSINEAIWSRGRKNPPRKIRVHAARFDEEGEAVVEAEYEE, translated from the coding sequence ATGAGCGCAAGTGATTTCGAGGAGCGAGTCATCACGGTTCCGCTCCGAGATGTGAAAGCAGAACCGAAGCAGAAACGCGCCGGAAAGGCGATGAAAGTGGTGCGCGGACACCTCGCCAAACATTTCAAGGTTGACGAGGAAGACGTGCGTCTCGACCCCTCCATCAACGAAGCGATTTGGTCGCGCGGTCGGAAGAACCCGCCACGAAAAATCCGCGTTCACGCGGCGCGCTTCGACGAAGAGGGCGAAGCCGTCGTCGAGGCGGAGTACGAAGAGTAG